The genomic interval CTGCCGCTGCGCACCGGGTTCCATGATCCGGTGCGCAATTCTTTTTAAACCCGCCCGCTGAAACAGTGTCGGCATGACGAACGGAGAGACTTCTGTGAGCATCCTGGAATCCAGGCGGAATATGGCCCGGAAAATAAAGTGTCCCTCGTGCAAATCCGCCCATCTCAGGTTTGCGGAGCATCAACCAGGCACTGTTGAACGCTTTGAGCAGCAGGATGACTTCACCATTACCAGTGCTGGTGTCACTGCCGACACCACCGGCGAATCGTACGTGATGGCTCACTGCCAGGTGTGCAGCAATGAGTGGCGGGTGCGGGGGCTGGGGCAAGTGCGCAAGCTGGCGTATGCGCAGATTCAGTCTGCGGCTGAAAGGCATACAGCGAACTGGGACAAACCCTCACGACCTACATGATGGTTGAACTGGTGGAGCCGTCGACCTCTACCAGAGGTGTACACCACAAACACACAGGGCGCCGCATTCCGGGGGGAAAGCAGAGGCGCCCTGCGTGTTTGGTCTCAGGCGGATTTGACGAGTGCGGACAACACCGGCGTCTCACCCTGCTCGACGTCCACTTGTGCGCGCCGCAAACTGCGGATGACATCAGGACGGTCAAGCTGTTCGGCCAGCCGCAGAGCTGCCTCAAAATCTTCCTCTAAAGGCGTCGGCTCAATCTCGATCAGGCGCAGCAGATACTGCAGTCCCCGCATGGACCGGTTCCCATGCGCCGCTGCCCGGAGAAGCGCCGCTGCATGCGCGGTGAAGCGGGCGCGCATTTCTTCAGCCCAGTCGGTTTGAAGATCTTGAAGAAACGGCATGCGGTACAGCCGCATCACGTCCTCAGCTGTGCCCGCGAACAGCTCGAGCGCGTCACATTCGACGGTGACGTCGCTCGACAGGCTCATCCGCCCTTCTTTTCCGGATTCCACGTCGATAACCCGCAGTGCGGGCAGGCCTGGACGCGCCACCGCCACACTCTCGTCGAGCTCCTTGCGGTTGACCTGCAGGCGTTTGCGCTGCGGCGTGCGGCCGCCCGGCGGGATGACGCTGCTGGCCAGGCGTGTGCCCAATTCTTCCTGGCCAGGCGCCAGGGCCAGATAGGCGAGCAGCTCTGCTGTTCCAGTGCGTGTCCGCAGTTGAATGCCGTCAAGCATAAGCCGAGGTGTATCCAAAGTGGTCACCCGGAGCACTGGGCGGCGTGCAACCTTGAACGCGAGGCGGCCAAGGGCGGCCACCTGCGGCTCTCCGTGAGCTTCAAGGATCGGGGTCAGTTGCGGGAACAGCCGCAGAGGGCGGGTCAGGGCGTAAGGCGCGCGCGCCGTCATGCTTCGCCGGAGGACGTCCAGTGCCCCGCTCAAGGGCTCGCCCCGCTCATAAGCGGCCAGCAACACCACGGCGCGCGACATCATGCCGTAATCGAGCCAGTCACTGAGCTGGTGCAGTCCATGGCGCTGCACCAGAGCGGCCGCTTCCTGGAGATGCCCGCGGAGCGCCAGCAACGCCGCCTCGAACGCCAGGTACTCGTTTCGCATGTTGGCCGGGAAACGTTCTGGAACGCTTTGGGTGCGGGCGAGGGTGTGGGACGCTGCGTCCAGATCACCAGCGGCCAGCTGAATCTCCAGCTGACGGAACAGAGCGTCGAACATGATGGCCTTTCCCCACCACAACTCAGCCAGAGAAACGGCCCGGTCTGCATCGGCCAGCGCCTGACCGAGTTGCCCGGCTGTGAGGTGTACGGCGCTGCGCGCAGACAGCAGCACCGGCACCGCCTCCGGATGGGTGCGCTGCAAGCGCTGCAGCGCGACTTCCAGAATGTTCAGTGCGCCGTCCAAGTCCCCGGCCTCCCGCCGCAGGCTGGCCAGACGCTGCGCCACGAGCAGCAGGCGGTTGTTGTCGTGGCGGTGCCTCTCCACCAGCGTAAAGGTCCGCTCGTGCACTGCCAGGGCGGCCTGGTATTCCCCCTGCGCCTCCAGCTGAAAGCCGTGCAGGCTCAGCACATTGATGAGCATCGGGACGTCGCTCAGCGCGTCCGCCAGGGCCAGCGCGCCCTGAATAGCTTCTCCAGCTTCAGCGATTCGGCCCTGCTGGATCAGAACCGCCGCCAGCACGCGCTGCAGCTGGACCCGGTCACGCGATGTTCTGGCGTCCTGCAGGCCAGCCTCGCTAATTTCCAGTGTGCGTGGCAAGTCGCCTTCCCGAAAAGCACGGAGCGCACGGACAAACGCCATACCCGCAGGAGCGTGGCCACGTACTTTGAGCTGCGCCTCAATCAGGTCAACGGCGGCAAGGTCGCCCAGCTCCTGCTGTGCGGTGGCCAGATCAGCCAGAACTGGGGACGGCAACTGGGTCAAGGCAAACGGCTGGAGGCTCAGTACCACCATGCGCCAGTCGCCGGCGCGGTACCACATCGGCAGCATTTCCTGCACCAGGGGAAGCGCGTCATCGGCCGCGTCGGCCTGTGTCAGCGCCCGCACCGCCTCCAGCGTCCGGCCCCGAGTCGCGTGCCAGTGGCCGACCTGGCGCTGCATGTGACGCAGCCGCTCCGGCTGCGCGGCCAAGCGTGTCCGGAGAAGCTGGCGCAGCAGGCGGCCGGGCACCAGGCTGGTCCCCTGTCTCAACACGGGCAGCGCCTCCTCGACGGCGGCTTGCCAGTGGGGTGGAGCGTTTAACCGTAGCGCTGAGAAGACGGCGTCATCCCACCGGTACAGCAGTGCCGCGTCCGTCAGGATCTCTGTCAGGTTGGGTGCAAGCCGCGCCAGGGCCGCTTCCAGGTGGGGGTGGGCCACGTCCAGCGGCGCGGCCCAGGCGTCTGGAGCCACCAAGCTCAGCGGCGTAGCGGGCGGCCTGGGCGCAGTCAGAACAGGCGCCTCTGGCGTGCAACTGACGGCAACTTGCAGCTGATCCTTGGCGGCCCCGCACAGCATCCACAGCAGACGCGCAGACGATTCACCCAGGCGGTCGGCATCGTCAATCAACAGCACCACCTCATCTGGATGGGCTGTAAGGTCATCGGCCAGGGCCGCCACGGCCAGCTCCGGCGTGGTGTCAGCCAGTGTGGCCATCTGGTCGTAGTGCTTAACCCCAATGCCGACGTGGGCGAAGGCCCTGGCCAGGGAGCGGTTGAACTGCCGCCGGTCGACGTCATCGTGGGCCACACTCAACCATGCCACGGCCAGTGGTTCTTCCGAGGCTGCCCGCAGCGCGTGACCGAACTGGGCAAGCAGCGTGGTTTTCCCTGTGGCTTCCGGCGCGACGATGCCCACCGCTGCATGCTGGAGTATGCGCGCCAGCCGCTCGAAAAGCGGCGCCGGCAAAGTCTCTGAGGCAGAGGGGAGTTCAAAGCGTTCGAAAGAGAACAGGGTCATGACAGATCTGTCAGAGATTGTATGGGCCTTCTCAGGTCAAGGTGAACCCCACCTGCTGGGGTAACCGCGCCTCTGGTGATTGCAGGCGCCTTACCGCCGTGGGACCTGTTTTTCCCTTTTTTTCCAGAGGGGT from Deinococcus multiflagellatus carries:
- a CDS encoding AAA family ATPase, giving the protein MTLFSFERFELPSASETLPAPLFERLARILQHAAVGIVAPEATGKTTLLAQFGHALRAASEEPLAVAWLSVAHDDVDRRQFNRSLARAFAHVGIGVKHYDQMATLADTTPELAVAALADDLTAHPDEVVLLIDDADRLGESSARLLWMLCGAAKDQLQVAVSCTPEAPVLTAPRPPATPLSLVAPDAWAAPLDVAHPHLEAALARLAPNLTEILTDAALLYRWDDAVFSALRLNAPPHWQAAVEEALPVLRQGTSLVPGRLLRQLLRTRLAAQPERLRHMQRQVGHWHATRGRTLEAVRALTQADAADDALPLVQEMLPMWYRAGDWRMVVLSLQPFALTQLPSPVLADLATAQQELGDLAAVDLIEAQLKVRGHAPAGMAFVRALRAFREGDLPRTLEISEAGLQDARTSRDRVQLQRVLAAVLIQQGRIAEAGEAIQGALALADALSDVPMLINVLSLHGFQLEAQGEYQAALAVHERTFTLVERHRHDNNRLLLVAQRLASLRREAGDLDGALNILEVALQRLQRTHPEAVPVLLSARSAVHLTAGQLGQALADADRAVSLAELWWGKAIMFDALFRQLEIQLAAGDLDAASHTLARTQSVPERFPANMRNEYLAFEAALLALRGHLQEAAALVQRHGLHQLSDWLDYGMMSRAVVLLAAYERGEPLSGALDVLRRSMTARAPYALTRPLRLFPQLTPILEAHGEPQVAALGRLAFKVARRPVLRVTTLDTPRLMLDGIQLRTRTGTAELLAYLALAPGQEELGTRLASSVIPPGGRTPQRKRLQVNRKELDESVAVARPGLPALRVIDVESGKEGRMSLSSDVTVECDALELFAGTAEDVMRLYRMPFLQDLQTDWAEEMRARFTAHAAALLRAAAHGNRSMRGLQYLLRLIEIEPTPLEEDFEAALRLAEQLDRPDVIRSLRRAQVDVEQGETPVLSALVKSA